The Anaerohalosphaeraceae bacterium genome has a window encoding:
- a CDS encoding DUF1080 domain-containing protein: MRTVWTISSVLSVLWLGSTAIQTANPTINFENPDANYAWPVHDPQRPLPPVVKPGAENHLPPSDAVILFDGKDLSAWKSAKNPDKPAPWKVENGYFEVVPGSGDIVTKDSFGSCQLHIEWASPEVVKGDSQGRGNSGVFLMGLYEIQILDSYDNLTYADGMAAAVYSQNPPLVNACRAPGQWQTYDIIFHAPKFEDGKLVRPADVTVFHNGVLVQDRWILTGPTAWKQRPPYSPHPEKLPLSLQDHGNPVRFRNIWIRPL; this comes from the coding sequence ATGCGAACAGTCTGGACAATTTCATCCGTTTTGTCTGTCCTTTGGCTCGGCAGCACTGCCATTCAAACGGCAAACCCCACCATAAACTTTGAAAATCCGGATGCCAACTATGCCTGGCCGGTACACGACCCGCAGCGTCCGCTTCCGCCGGTCGTCAAACCCGGCGCCGAAAATCACCTGCCGCCCTCCGATGCCGTTATTCTCTTTGACGGCAAGGACTTATCGGCCTGGAAAAGTGCCAAAAATCCTGACAAGCCCGCCCCTTGGAAAGTGGAAAACGGCTATTTCGAAGTCGTTCCGGGCTCCGGCGACATCGTCACCAAAGACAGTTTCGGCTCCTGCCAGCTTCATATCGAATGGGCCAGCCCCGAAGTTGTCAAAGGCGACAGCCAGGGCCGCGGCAACAGCGGCGTCTTTCTGATGGGCCTCTACGAAATCCAAATCCTCGATTCCTATGACAATCTCACCTACGCCGACGGAATGGCCGCCGCCGTGTACAGCCAGAATCCGCCGCTGGTCAACGCCTGCCGGGCCCCCGGGCAGTGGCAGACCTACGACATCATCTTTCATGCCCCCAAGTTCGAGGACGGCAAACTCGTCCGCCCAGCAGATGTTACGGTGTTTCACAACGGCGTCCTTGTGCAGGATCGCTGGATTCTGACCGGCCCGACCGCCTGGAAGCAGCGGCCCCCGTACTCCCCTCATCCGGAAAAACTCCCGCTGTCCCTGCAGGACCACGGCAACCCCGTCCGCTTCCGCAACATCTGGATTCGCCCGCTGTAG
- a CDS encoding DUF3800 domain-containing protein: MTSVFANSKDYFVDEAGDLTFFNSKGQIIIGPEGVSRFFLVGVACLPNPQEADQKLSALRKQLLEDPYFSGVPSMHPDAGKTALLFHASKDLPEVCREVFRMLASQIEAKVLVVVRRKRVLAEEAKKFFEKFGIKISSNDIYDDLIKRLFRNLLHKSDKNRIFISRRGRHDRLDALKKAVEKAKKNFTHKYGIKSDKDVEIKISHSHEHAGLQIIDYYLWALQRLYEREEDRFFRLLKSNYRLIIDLVIKGTNLTVNIIQTRTLWI, translated from the coding sequence ATGACTTCTGTTTTTGCCAACAGCAAAGATTACTTCGTTGACGAAGCAGGAGATCTGACATTCTTCAACAGCAAAGGACAAATCATCATTGGCCCGGAAGGGGTCTCTCGTTTTTTTCTGGTAGGTGTCGCCTGCCTGCCGAATCCGCAAGAAGCTGACCAAAAACTGTCCGCGTTGCGAAAGCAGCTGCTGGAAGACCCTTATTTCTCAGGCGTACCATCTATGCATCCGGACGCAGGAAAAACAGCCTTGCTATTCCACGCCAGCAAAGACCTGCCTGAGGTATGCAGAGAGGTTTTTCGAATGCTCGCATCTCAAATTGAGGCAAAGGTGCTGGTCGTTGTCCGAAGGAAAAGAGTGCTTGCAGAAGAAGCTAAAAAATTTTTTGAAAAATTCGGCATAAAAATATCGTCAAATGACATCTACGATGACCTTATTAAACGGCTCTTTCGAAATTTGCTGCATAAATCTGATAAAAACAGAATATTCATTTCACGACGTGGTCGTCATGACCGGTTGGACGCTCTGAAAAAAGCAGTCGAGAAGGCAAAGAAAAACTTTACTCACAAATACGGTATAAAATCTGACAAAGATGTAGAAATCAAAATATCCCATTCACATGAACACGCGGGACTGCAAATCATCGATTACTATTTGTGGGCCTTGCAGCGTCTCTATGAACGAGAGGAGGACCGTTTTTTTCGCTTGCTAAAATCCAATTATCGATTGATTATTGATCTGGTGATAAAAGGAACAAACCTTACGGTGAATATTATACAGACCAGAACCCTTTGGATTTGA
- a CDS encoding DEAD/DEAH box helicase yields the protein MKCSELNLQPAIIKGLQKVGYEELTPIQQQTLEPILAGRDLIAKAETGSGKTAACAIPILEKIDPHLKEVQALILVPTRELALQYVEEISKIAQFTSIQAFAVYGGFSMDIQKGKLADGVHVLVATPGRLIDLLYNSPLTLSHVRTLVLDEADEMLDMGFLPDVEFVFSCLVHEHQTLLFSATMPPEIKTLAQRYLKNPVIIELNVEKVAPESLTHTFCQVRPHHRLQALLEYLKTENPRQAILFCNSRRSSEQLYNHLKKELDSVEIIHGGLEQARRTSLFRRFKRLDIRYMIATDIASRGLDFSHTTHVINYDFPTHPESYTHRTGRTARMGRQGVALTFYTPQDLRKLRTLIRVNRIQPVWIGPEPDLNLKPSKSKSSTQTHAEHKKRQPTHRRRRRSRSKGSRPEEK from the coding sequence ATGAAGTGCAGCGAACTGAATCTACAGCCGGCAATCATCAAAGGCCTTCAGAAAGTCGGATACGAAGAGCTTACGCCCATTCAGCAGCAGACGCTCGAGCCGATTCTGGCCGGACGCGACCTGATCGCCAAGGCCGAGACCGGCTCCGGCAAGACCGCCGCCTGCGCCATTCCTATTTTGGAGAAAATTGACCCCCATCTGAAAGAAGTCCAGGCCCTCATTCTCGTGCCCACCCGGGAGCTGGCTCTTCAGTATGTCGAGGAAATCAGCAAGATTGCCCAGTTTACCTCCATCCAAGCCTTTGCCGTTTACGGCGGCTTTTCGATGGATATCCAAAAAGGCAAGCTCGCCGACGGCGTCCACGTCCTTGTGGCCACACCCGGGCGGCTCATCGACCTGCTCTACAACAGCCCGCTGACCCTTTCTCATGTCCGCACCCTCGTGCTCGACGAAGCCGATGAGATGCTCGATATGGGCTTTCTGCCCGATGTGGAGTTTGTCTTTTCGTGTCTGGTTCACGAACACCAGACGCTGCTGTTCAGCGCCACCATGCCGCCGGAAATTAAAACGCTTGCCCAGCGGTATTTGAAAAACCCGGTCATCATTGAACTGAATGTCGAAAAGGTCGCTCCGGAATCGCTCACCCATACCTTCTGCCAGGTTCGACCGCATCATCGGCTTCAGGCCCTGCTGGAGTATCTGAAAACCGAAAACCCCCGTCAGGCTATTCTGTTCTGCAACAGCCGCCGCAGCAGTGAGCAATTATACAATCATCTCAAAAAAGAGCTGGACTCCGTCGAAATCATCCACGGCGGCCTCGAACAGGCACGCCGGACCAGTCTGTTTCGTCGATTCAAGCGGCTGGACATCCGGTATATGATTGCTACGGACATTGCCAGCCGCGGCCTGGATTTCAGCCATACCACCCACGTGATTAACTACGATTTCCCGACGCATCCGGAATCCTACACACACCGAACCGGACGCACCGCCCGAATGGGACGGCAGGGGGTAGCCCTGACGTTTTACACCCCGCAGGACCTTCGAAAACTGCGAACCCTCATTCGGGTCAACCGCATCCAGCCCGTCTGGATTGGTCCTGAACCGGACCTGAATCTCAAACCGTCCAAATCCAAATCTTCGACGCAGACGCACGCTGAACACAAAAAACGGCAGCCGACCCACCGCCGGCGCAGGCGTTCTCGTTCCAAAGGCAGCCGGCCGGAGGAAAAGTGA
- a CDS encoding SIS domain-containing protein, which produces MSQSSKKNEFCRVFAEAAAVHKQLLAVFEKECIGPLKKAGQMLIDCLEAGGCIYTCGNGGSAADAQHVAAELVGRFRRNRKGLPAVALTTDTSILTSVGNDYGFEEIFSRQTEALVRKGDILWAFSTSGKSPNILKAAQTAKAQGALVLSFTGRKNSPLEVLSDVCLCLEGPTASVQEIHQLAYHILCDWVEAHFAERS; this is translated from the coding sequence ATGAGTCAGTCATCCAAGAAAAACGAGTTCTGCCGTGTGTTTGCCGAAGCCGCCGCCGTTCACAAACAATTGCTGGCGGTCTTCGAAAAGGAATGCATCGGTCCGCTCAAAAAGGCCGGACAAATGCTGATTGATTGTCTGGAAGCGGGCGGCTGCATCTACACCTGCGGGAACGGGGGTTCGGCCGCCGATGCCCAGCATGTCGCCGCCGAACTGGTCGGACGTTTCCGGCGCAACCGAAAGGGGCTGCCCGCCGTCGCTCTGACCACCGATACCTCCATTCTCACCTCCGTCGGGAATGATTACGGCTTTGAAGAGATTTTCAGCCGCCAGACGGAAGCCCTCGTCCGCAAAGGCGATATCCTCTGGGCATTTTCCACCAGCGGAAAATCTCCCAATATCCTCAAGGCCGCTCAAACCGCCAAAGCCCAAGGGGCCCTTGTCTTAAGCTTTACCGGACGCAAAAACTCCCCCCTCGAAGTCCTTTCCGACGTCTGCCTGTGCCTCGAAGGGCCCACTGCCTCCGTGCAGGAAATCCACCAGCTGGCTTATCATATCCTCTGCGACTGGGTGGAGGCCCATTTCGCAGAACGGTCATAG
- a CDS encoding DUF1080 domain-containing protein produces the protein MTQGMQRIVLGVLAAGVIFVGCRRHQTEPVVQERWISLFNGQNLEGWTPKFAGRPLGENYKNTFRAENGVLKVSYDQYEQFEGRFGHLFYAVPFSHYRIRLEYRFVGEQVKGGPSWAFRNSGIMIHCQKPETMGLEQNFPVCLEVQLLGGDGQNERTTGNLCTPGTHVVIQDRRRTEHCIPSSSPTFHGDQWVTAEVEVHGDRLIRHLINGQVVLEYSRPELDDGDADARKLIEAGASRRVTGGYISLQAESHPVEFRNIELLVLNE, from the coding sequence ATGACACAAGGAATGCAGAGAATCGTTCTGGGTGTATTGGCCGCTGGGGTGATTTTCGTAGGATGCCGCCGTCATCAAACGGAACCTGTTGTCCAGGAGCGGTGGATTTCTCTGTTTAACGGCCAGAATCTGGAAGGATGGACGCCGAAGTTTGCCGGCCGTCCGCTGGGAGAAAATTACAAAAATACCTTCCGGGCCGAAAACGGCGTTTTAAAGGTTTCCTATGACCAGTATGAACAGTTTGAAGGGCGGTTCGGGCATCTGTTTTATGCGGTGCCGTTTTCGCACTATCGGATTCGCCTCGAATATCGGTTTGTCGGGGAGCAGGTAAAGGGCGGACCGTCCTGGGCCTTCCGCAACAGCGGCATTATGATTCACTGTCAAAAGCCGGAGACGATGGGACTGGAGCAGAACTTTCCGGTCTGTCTGGAGGTGCAGCTGCTGGGAGGCGATGGCCAGAATGAGCGGACGACCGGCAACCTGTGCACACCGGGAACGCATGTGGTTATCCAGGACCGCCGCCGAACGGAGCACTGTATTCCTTCCTCCTCGCCGACCTTTCACGGCGACCAGTGGGTGACGGCGGAGGTGGAGGTGCACGGCGACCGGCTGATTCGGCATTTGATTAACGGGCAGGTCGTTCTCGAATACAGCCGTCCGGAACTGGATGACGGCGATGCGGATGCCCGCAAACTGATTGAGGCCGGGGCATCTCGACGGGTGACGGGCGGTTATATCAGCCTGCAGGCGGAAAGCCATCCCGTAGAATTTCGCAACATTGAGCTGCTTGTTCTGAATGAGTAA
- a CDS encoding cupin domain-containing protein — MANQAFVTELNNQRAYQRVIDPAFTCGMKAGRVWLEPGGDCGVHSTEGHEEALVFLSGQGTAQIAGKDYPVGEGRVCYIPPYTEHNIINTGREPLVYIFCVAPVQPVRKGD, encoded by the coding sequence ATGGCCAATCAGGCGTTTGTGACGGAGCTGAATAACCAGCGGGCCTATCAGCGGGTGATTGATCCGGCGTTCACCTGCGGAATGAAGGCCGGAAGAGTTTGGCTGGAACCCGGGGGCGACTGCGGAGTTCATTCGACGGAAGGTCACGAAGAGGCGCTGGTGTTTCTATCCGGACAGGGGACGGCCCAAATCGCCGGAAAGGATTACCCTGTCGGAGAAGGCAGGGTTTGTTATATTCCGCCCTATACGGAACACAATATCATCAATACCGGTCGGGAGCCGCTGGTGTATATCTTTTGTGTGGCCCCCGTTCAGCCGGTCAGGAAAGGAGACTGA
- a CDS encoding adenylosuccinate synthase, with protein MNCCIAGLQWGDEGKGKVVDILAEQCEWVVRYNGGANAGHTVIIGDQRFALHLLPSGAVRPGCRCVIANGVVVDPSVLMEEIRGLQERGISLEGRLFISENAHVVLDYHKLEDRLREEALGKNKIGTTARGIGPCYADKVGRSYAVRMADFRRPEELKEKLRKIISYKNKLFSTLYNAPPLEADAVFEKCMSWRAAVLPCITNTTQLLFEAIDKRQSILFEGAQGALLDLDHGTFPYVTSSNASPLGLGPGCGIPARYVDRFIGVAKAYSTRVGGGPFPTEQDNEIGQYIREKGHEYGTTTGRPRRCGWFDAVAVSYTARLGGMTEAAMMHLDTLAGLDELKICRAYRIGGREITFFPGDSRDLEAAECVYETLEGWKEDLSGIEDYSDLPVPARRYVETVEKRIGIPITMLGVGPQRSQVIYRKPL; from the coding sequence ATGAATTGCTGTATTGCAGGCTTGCAGTGGGGCGATGAGGGCAAAGGAAAGGTTGTCGATATTCTTGCCGAGCAGTGCGAGTGGGTCGTCCGCTACAACGGAGGCGCCAATGCAGGCCACACGGTGATCATCGGCGACCAGCGGTTCGCCCTGCATCTGCTGCCCAGCGGTGCGGTCCGACCGGGCTGCCGCTGTGTGATTGCCAACGGTGTCGTCGTGGACCCGTCCGTACTGATGGAGGAAATTCGCGGCCTGCAGGAGCGGGGAATTTCCCTTGAAGGACGGCTGTTTATCAGCGAAAACGCCCACGTCGTTTTGGACTATCACAAACTTGAAGACCGGCTCCGGGAGGAGGCCCTGGGCAAAAACAAAATCGGAACAACCGCCCGGGGCATCGGCCCCTGCTATGCCGACAAAGTCGGACGCAGTTATGCCGTCCGGATGGCCGACTTCCGCAGACCGGAAGAGCTGAAGGAAAAACTGCGGAAAATCATCTCTTACAAAAACAAACTGTTCAGCACGCTGTACAACGCCCCGCCGCTGGAAGCAGACGCCGTTTTTGAAAAATGCATGAGCTGGCGGGCTGCCGTTCTGCCCTGCATTACCAACACCACCCAGCTGCTGTTCGAAGCCATCGACAAGCGGCAATCCATCCTGTTCGAAGGGGCGCAGGGGGCCCTGCTGGATTTAGACCACGGAACCTTTCCTTATGTTACCAGTTCCAATGCCAGCCCGCTTGGGCTGGGCCCCGGCTGCGGAATACCCGCCCGCTATGTGGACCGATTCATCGGAGTCGCCAAGGCCTACTCCACGCGTGTCGGCGGCGGCCCGTTTCCGACCGAACAAGACAACGAAATCGGCCAATACATCCGGGAAAAAGGGCACGAATACGGCACCACGACCGGTCGGCCCCGCCGATGCGGCTGGTTCGATGCCGTGGCGGTCTCCTACACAGCCCGGCTGGGGGGCATGACGGAAGCGGCGATGATGCATCTGGACACACTGGCGGGTCTGGACGAGCTGAAAATCTGCCGGGCTTATCGAATCGGCGGCCGGGAAATCACGTTCTTTCCCGGCGACAGTCGCGACCTGGAGGCCGCCGAATGCGTTTATGAAACCCTCGAGGGCTGGAAGGAGGATTTATCCGGAATTGAAGACTATTCAGACCTGCCGGTTCCCGCCCGCCGCTATGTGGAAACCGTTGAAAAACGAATTGGGATTCCGATTACGATGCTCGGTGTCGGACCCCAGCGAAGCCAGGTTATTTACCGCAAACCTCTATGA
- a CDS encoding isoprenyl transferase, with translation MTTDFENKRRQTALRLGLKPESLPRHIAIIMDGNGRWATQRGLPRFRGHEQGGKTVETIAKYCVDIGLEVLTIYSFSMQNWKRPKEEIDFLMYLYAAYLEGIRPMLMENNVRLVHLGTLRQLPQKVVDALEETKRLTANNTGMVLCLALNYGGREEIVQAVQQIAEKCRQNLLEPDKIDEACISDHLYTAGCPDPDLVIRTSGELRISNFLLWQISYAEFYVTETFWPDFTPADLDKALTAFAGRSRRFGDIRPSIP, from the coding sequence ATGACGACGGATTTTGAAAACAAACGCCGTCAAACGGCCCTTCGGCTGGGGCTGAAGCCGGAGTCTTTGCCCCGTCATATCGCCATCATTATGGACGGCAACGGACGATGGGCGACCCAGCGGGGTCTGCCTCGCTTCCGCGGACATGAACAAGGCGGCAAGACCGTCGAAACCATTGCCAAATACTGCGTCGATATCGGTTTGGAGGTCCTGACGATTTACTCCTTCAGCATGCAGAACTGGAAACGGCCGAAAGAGGAAATCGACTTTCTGATGTATCTGTACGCGGCTTATCTGGAGGGAATCCGGCCGATGCTGATGGAAAACAATGTACGGCTGGTGCATCTGGGCACCCTTCGCCAGCTGCCGCAGAAAGTTGTGGACGCCCTGGAAGAAACCAAGCGGCTGACCGCTAACAATACAGGGATGGTCTTGTGTCTGGCTCTCAATTACGGGGGACGGGAGGAAATCGTCCAGGCCGTTCAGCAGATTGCCGAAAAATGCCGCCAAAATCTTTTGGAACCCGATAAGATTGACGAAGCGTGCATCTCCGATCACCTTTACACGGCGGGCTGTCCGGACCCGGATTTGGTCATCCGCACCTCCGGGGAACTTCGCATCAGCAATTTTCTGCTCTGGCAGATTTCGTATGCGGAATTTTACGTAACAGAAACATTCTGGCCGGATTTCACACCGGCGGATTTGGACAAAGCCCTGACGGCCTTTGCAGGACGTTCCAGACGATTCGGAGATATTCGCCCTTCAATTCCCTGA
- a CDS encoding phosphatidate cytidylyltransferase produces MLKQRLIFGTLMTAAFVGLILLDGRLDGSLSGTPAKGKPQGTIFLILLCILAVPAQMELAALARSGGQKIFLPEAIFGSFLLAGSFFWANLSDNPERFLLYYFLFSLFFIFAGLFPAQLLREGVVGTLKNCSATLFSILYLGFLSSFVVGIRVSSGPWALLMYIFTIKSSDTGAYTFGKMFGTHKLAPVVSPKKTWEGLVGAVFGGALCAYLFSVFSGIMSPLQSVFFGAVSAVLGQMSDLCESMLKRDASQKDASASIPGFGGILDVIDSLLLPAPLAYLFFLWK; encoded by the coding sequence ATGCTTAAGCAGCGATTGATTTTTGGAACGCTGATGACGGCGGCTTTTGTCGGGCTGATTCTGCTGGACGGCCGGCTGGACGGGTCTCTTTCGGGCACCCCTGCCAAGGGAAAACCCCAAGGCACCATTTTTCTGATTCTGCTGTGCATTCTCGCCGTGCCCGCCCAAATGGAACTGGCTGCTTTAGCCCGCAGCGGCGGTCAGAAAATATTCCTCCCGGAAGCAATCTTCGGTTCGTTCTTATTGGCCGGCAGCTTTTTCTGGGCCAATCTTTCAGACAATCCGGAGCGATTTTTGCTCTATTATTTCCTTTTTTCCCTGTTTTTCATCTTTGCCGGTCTTTTTCCGGCCCAGCTTCTGCGGGAAGGGGTTGTCGGAACCCTGAAAAACTGCTCCGCCACGCTCTTTTCGATTCTTTATCTGGGTTTTTTGTCCAGCTTTGTCGTCGGGATACGGGTCAGCAGCGGGCCTTGGGCTCTTCTGATGTATATTTTTACCATAAAGTCTTCTGACACAGGAGCTTATACTTTCGGCAAGATGTTCGGCACTCACAAATTAGCCCCGGTAGTCAGCCCCAAAAAAACCTGGGAGGGACTTGTGGGTGCTGTTTTCGGCGGGGCGTTATGCGCCTATCTTTTTTCGGTGTTTTCAGGTATAATGTCCCCGCTTCAGTCGGTGTTCTTTGGAGCCGTTTCGGCCGTACTTGGACAAATGAGCGATTTGTGTGAATCGATGCTCAAGCGGGATGCCAGTCAAAAGGACGCCTCCGCATCCATTCCGGGATTCGGGGGGATTCTGGATGTGATTGATTCGCTGCTGCTGCCGGCCCCGCTTGCTTATCTGTTCTTTCTGTGGAAATAA
- a CDS encoding PhoH family protein, translating to MELKLIIQSDQQRLELFGPTDGHLRMLQNELHVRITARGEMVIISGGEPEVRRTADVLDRMQKRLLKRGSLNPKDVLEILDQSKNQIRPERDEVIEVFSSKGIIEPFTKGQLEYIKTMHRNDLTFCTGPAGTGKTYLAVAVAVSMLRKKQIRKIVLARPAVEAGERLGFLPGDLQAKVNPYLRPLLDSLEDMMEFGQMRKLMEMDVIEIIPLAFMRGRTLNEAVIICDEAQNTSPSQMLMFLTRLGRGSKMIITGDITQIDLERGQTSGMVDAIRTLSNIENIGFVELTEADIVRHSLVQRIVQAYDQKRQGIRPNRDGTNGMAS from the coding sequence TTGGAACTGAAATTAATCATTCAATCCGACCAGCAGCGTCTGGAATTGTTCGGCCCGACCGACGGGCACCTGCGGATGCTGCAGAATGAACTGCACGTGCGAATCACGGCCCGCGGAGAGATGGTCATCATCAGCGGAGGAGAGCCGGAGGTGCGCCGCACAGCGGATGTGCTGGACCGAATGCAGAAACGGCTGCTCAAACGCGGTTCTCTCAATCCCAAAGATGTGCTGGAAATTCTCGACCAATCAAAAAATCAGATTCGTCCGGAACGGGATGAGGTCATTGAAGTCTTTTCCAGCAAGGGCATTATTGAACCCTTCACCAAGGGACAGCTGGAATACATCAAGACGATGCACCGCAACGACCTGACCTTCTGCACCGGTCCGGCAGGCACAGGCAAAACTTACCTGGCTGTGGCCGTGGCCGTTTCGATGCTGCGGAAAAAGCAAATCCGCAAAATCGTCCTGGCCCGACCGGCTGTCGAGGCGGGCGAACGGCTCGGTTTTCTCCCCGGAGACCTTCAGGCCAAGGTCAACCCGTATCTGCGCCCCCTGCTGGACAGTCTGGAAGACATGATGGAATTCGGCCAGATGCGGAAACTGATGGAAATGGATGTGATTGAGATTATCCCGCTGGCCTTCATGCGGGGGCGAACTCTCAATGAAGCCGTGATTATCTGCGACGAGGCCCAGAATACCTCCCCCTCGCAGATGCTGATGTTTCTGACGCGGCTGGGACGCGGCTCCAAAATGATTATCACCGGCGACATCACCCAGATTGACCTCGAACGCGGACAAACCAGCGGAATGGTGGATGCCATTCGGACCCTTTCCAACATTGAAAACATCGGGTTTGTGGAACTGACCGAAGCGGACATCGTCCGCCACAGTCTGGTCCAGCGAATCGTCCAGGCCTACGACCAGAAACGCCAGGGAATTCGACCCAATCGAGATGGAACAAATGGGATGGCTTCGTAA
- a CDS encoding HDIG domain-containing metalloprotein — translation MGWLRKKISVRRPAGRAALSAERSRKWPESFNKSRALLLVLFVVYLAALVFLLSLDTEHPEFLTGGMRHFKPWSQIVALTVVTALVLLGTVFYIHHCRPQFFNRANRAFTMALLFWLLLAVNRFFSIWQGGVIYLATGTTIAAAVILTMVFDQRFAIGMTVFYSVLACFSVSRLATLELFLTMMAGGLTCCGFLKEIRTRMKLIEVCAYASVAVFLMAFCFGMLQEKTHDQTLLNAGFAAGAAFLMGVFLQAFLPFIEKMFGIATSMTLMDYSDANQPLLKRLAMEAPGTFSHSLLIGSIAETAADAIGANGLLCRVGAYYHDIGKINKPSYFVENQMGSASRHEQLSPAMSKLVIAGHVNDGMEIAKEYGLPSVLRQFIETHHGTTLMEYFYNEARKKKGEHENEVSEIEFRYPGPKPRTREAAIVMLADAVESAARSLTDPSPTKIETLVHTIAMKRLQDGQFDDCDLTLRELSQIEASMSKFLAAHYHGRIAYPKLEEKSNREEKTDSAAAEKSQNGSNV, via the coding sequence ATGGGATGGCTTCGTAAAAAAATCAGCGTACGCCGTCCGGCCGGGCGAGCCGCTCTGTCTGCAGAGCGCAGCCGGAAATGGCCCGAGTCTTTTAACAAATCCAGGGCTCTGCTCCTCGTTCTTTTTGTGGTTTATCTGGCAGCGCTGGTCTTTCTGCTGTCGCTGGATACGGAACACCCGGAGTTTCTGACCGGCGGGATGCGGCATTTCAAGCCCTGGTCTCAAATCGTCGCACTGACCGTCGTGACCGCGCTGGTGCTGCTGGGAACCGTCTTTTATATTCATCACTGCCGGCCCCAGTTTTTCAACCGGGCCAATCGGGCGTTCACCATGGCCCTGTTGTTCTGGCTGCTGCTGGCGGTCAACCGGTTCTTTTCAATCTGGCAGGGAGGGGTGATTTATCTGGCGACCGGAACCACCATCGCCGCCGCCGTTATCCTCACCATGGTCTTCGACCAGCGTTTTGCCATCGGAATGACTGTGTTTTACTCCGTGCTGGCCTGCTTTTCCGTCAGTCGGCTGGCCACACTGGAGCTGTTTTTGACGATGATGGCCGGCGGACTGACCTGCTGCGGCTTCCTGAAGGAAATCCGCACCCGAATGAAACTCATTGAAGTGTGTGCGTATGCCTCCGTGGCCGTCTTTCTGATGGCCTTCTGCTTTGGAATGCTTCAGGAGAAAACGCACGACCAGACGCTGCTGAACGCCGGGTTTGCCGCCGGAGCAGCTTTTTTGATGGGGGTCTTTCTGCAGGCCTTTCTGCCGTTCATCGAAAAAATGTTCGGAATCGCTACCAGCATGACGCTGATGGACTACAGCGACGCCAACCAGCCCCTGCTGAAACGGCTGGCGATGGAAGCGCCGGGCACATTCAGCCACAGTCTGCTGATCGGCTCGATTGCGGAAACGGCGGCGGATGCCATCGGGGCCAACGGGCTTTTGTGCCGCGTGGGGGCTTACTACCACGACATCGGGAAAATCAACAAACCTTCGTATTTTGTGGAAAACCAGATGGGTTCGGCCAGCCGGCACGAGCAGCTCTCTCCGGCCATGAGCAAACTGGTGATTGCCGGCCATGTCAACGACGGAATGGAAATTGCAAAAGAATACGGGCTTCCGTCGGTGCTGCGGCAGTTTATCGAAACCCATCACGGCACCACCCTGATGGAATACTTCTACAACGAGGCCCGCAAGAAAAAAGGAGAACACGAAAACGAGGTTTCCGAAATCGAGTTTCGCTATCCGGGCCCCAAGCCCCGCACACGGGAGGCAGCCATCGTCATGCTCGCGGATGCGGTGGAAAGCGCCGCCCGCTCCCTGACGGACCCCAGCCCCACCAAAATCGAAACCCTGGTCCATACCATTGCCATGAAGCGCCTTCAGGACGGTCAGTTTGACGACTGCGACCTGACGCTGCGGGAATTGAGCCAGATTGAAGCCAGCATGTCCAAGTTTTTGGCGGCGCATTATCACGGACGAATTGCGTATCCAAAACTCGAGGAGAAATCGAACCGTGAAGAAAAAACCGACTCCGCCGCCGCTGAGAAATCTCAAAACGGTTCGAATGTATGA
- the ybeY gene encoding rRNA maturation RNase YbeY, whose amino-acid sequence MTALKRVRQTIHIRLDAEPFPVEPRKLRTLVREVLRRHGVSSARVDVVLTDDAQMRKMHQTFLQDPRTTDVISFDLSGPETPQPCFQILVNAAMALREARRRGHSPQAELSLYLIHGLLHNLGFDDSRPESAEQMHKREEELLRLFGYPPVYYSSPQKKTGRRNRRE is encoded by the coding sequence ATGACTGCATTGAAACGGGTCAGACAAACCATTCATATCCGGCTTGACGCGGAACCGTTCCCTGTTGAGCCGAGGAAGCTCCGCACGCTGGTGCGGGAGGTGCTGCGCCGGCACGGAGTATCCAGCGCACGTGTCGATGTGGTTCTGACGGACGATGCACAGATGCGAAAAATGCATCAGACGTTCCTGCAGGACCCGCGGACAACGGATGTCATCAGTTTTGACTTAAGCGGGCCGGAAACTCCGCAGCCGTGTTTTCAGATTCTGGTCAATGCCGCGATGGCCCTTCGGGAAGCACGCCGGCGGGGCCACAGCCCGCAGGCCGAACTGAGTCTGTATCTCATCCACGGCCTGCTGCACAATCTGGGGTTTGATGACAGCCGGCCCGAGTCAGCCGAACAGATGCACAAACGGGAAGAAGAACTGCTCCGGCTGTTCGGGTATCCGCCCGTTTACTATTCGTCTCCGCAGAAAAAGACTGGAAGGAGAAACCGCCGTGAGTGA